tacacccataatacagtaaagatgagtcttcagagttgacctgatctattctatAGTTAAGGTGTTCTTTCCAATCTATCCTTTTATCTCTTCTGTCTCTAAATCCTTCATCTTTCCAACCAATAGCTGTCACTTGCCATTGATCAGCTGAAAAACAAGGTATGCTCTGTTAAAAACAAATGTCCAAATTTCACTGACCAAAATATtcagaaagacaaacagacaaataatagaaaataacatatagaaaactgaagaattaGCAACACggaccccaacaaaaactgggtACTGTAATCTCAGGTAAATTGTACCTATCCCTAATTGTTTCACTTCATCAGATCATAGGATACTCTTAATTAGGCCATAAATTAGTATAAACACTGACAATTGATAGAAATGCAGTCCATAAATCAATACTGAATTAGTCCTAAAATTGTAACCCCGATGTAAGTCCGATAATCTGtcgttaaaaatataatttaagtttatgtacaaacaaaaatgagttcaaatAATCCTCCATAAGAAATATACACTGGAGTAATAACTCACTagacaaatgaaaaacaagacTAAAGTTATAAGTACTCACCAAAATTATAACTATGTTCCTTTCAATGTCACAAGATCCTCCATAAGGGAGATAATCTATAGTGACAACCAACATTAAAGTACTCACTAAAATGAGAACTACCTTCCACACGACAAGACCCtccataagggagataattggtGGTTACAATCCACATGATAGTACTCACCAAAATGAGAACTACGTTCCACACGACAAGACCCTCCGTAAGGGAGATAATCAGTGTTTACAATCCACATTAAATTACTCACCAAAATGAGTACTACGTTCCACACGACAAGACCCtccataagggagataattggtGGTTACAATCCACATACTCTTACTCAGTCTTCCACCAGACAAGGTAATAGTAGCCtctataatataatatttcacACAACAAGACCCTCCATATAGGAGATAATCTGTAGTGACAACCAACATAAAACTACTCACCGAAATGAGTACTACGTTCCACACGACAAGACCCTCCATAAAGGAGATAATCTGTAGTGACAACCAACATAAAACTACTCACCGAAATGAGTACTATGTTCCACACGACAAGACCCTCCATAAAGGAGATAATCTGTAGTGACAACCAACATAAAACTACTCACCGAAATGAGTACTATGTTCCACACGACAAGACCCTCCATAAAGGAGATAATCTGTAGTGACAACCAACATAAAACTACTCACCGAAATGAGTACTACGTTCCACACGACAAGACCCTCCATAAAGGAGATAATCTGTAGTGACAACCAACATAAAACTACTCACCGAAATGAGTACTATGTTCCACACGACAAGACCCTCCATAAAGGAGATAATCTGTAGTGACAACCAACATAAAACTACTCACCGAAATGAGTACTACGTTCCACACGACAAGACCCTCCATAAAGGAGATAATCTGTAGTGACAACCAACATAAAACTACTCACCGAAATGAGTACTACGTTCCACACGACAAGACCCTCCATAAAGGAGATAATCTGTAGTGACAACCAACATAAAACTACTCACCGAAATGAGTACTACGTTCCACACGACAAGACCCTCCGTAAGGGAGATAATCGGTGGTTACAATCCACATGATAGTACTCACCAAAATGAGAACTACGTTCCACACGACAAGACCCTCCGTAAGGGAGATAATCGGTGTTTACAATCCACATTAAATCACTCACCAAAATAAGTACTACATTCCACACGACAAGACCCTCCGTAAGGGAGATAATCGGTGGTTACAATCCACATGATAGTACTCACCAAAATGAGAACTACGTTCCACACGACAAGACCCTCCGTAAGGGAGATAATCGGTGTTTACAATCCACATTAAATCACTCACCAAAATAAGTACTACATTCCACACGACAAGACCCTCCGTAAGGGAGATAATCGGTGGTTACAATCCACATACTCTTACTCAGTCTTCCACCAGACAAGGTAATAGTAGCTtctataatataatatttcacACAACAAGATCATCCATAAAGGAGATAATCTGTAGTGACAACCAACATAAAACTACTCACCGAAATGAGTACTACGTTCCACACGACAAGACCCTCCGTAAGGGAGATAATCTGTGGTTACAATCCACATACTCTTACTCAGTCTTCCACCCGGCAAGGTAATAGTAGCCTCTATAATATAACCTTGGTTCTGTGCCAGCCCTGCTTTCATCACAAACCGTCTGTTATTAGTatctattaaataaaataaataatcagttatTCAAATGGTTGGGTCTTGCACAGCTTGTCTAGAACGTTTTTTAAACAATGGTTTATAATAAACATTCAATTCAAGAAAATTCAAACAACTGTATAATGAGAAGGAAAATATTGATGAGAACAGTTGAAAAATTCTTTGTTTATAAGTTATTGTTAATGTGATGCCAACTTTGTGTGAGAACATTTTACCTTAGCCTGGCTGTATCATGAAACTGTCTTGGTTACTATTCAACATCATTGTGAATACAGGAGACTCAAAATTTGTTTATCTTTGCTGTGATTTTTGCTTGTTATCATTTGTTTGTTATCATTTGTTTCTAAGGTATTATTTGAAAGTTTGAAtggataaaaaaaagttgaattcaTAATACAACAAATATGTCATGATACAGCTTAAATGAAATCAGTTAAAAAACaacttttgttgaaataaaaccCCTGATTTTCAGTCATaaaatcatgtttatagatcCTACAATACTAATCCTTTACTTGTTTACATATATTGGTCTATAACAGTTTTGAAGATAATCATGCAGTTATATGTCAAAATGTATACACGTTATTGGTAtaaactcaattaaaaaaaaacaatagaaattacaaatgtattcaaatacaaaaatcattttcatctgaccatgacctttTTCATATTTGTTGCAATGCTAATCAATTTTGCTGTTTCTGCCTTTATGTGAAATTattcaagttatttttaatttataagtaAACTTTGAACATTTGGCTgcgtaaaaataaattaaaaatttattaaatagaaatttcaaatgtcattaaatacataaatagaaaagaaaaagttTTGTtgtaaagcaaaacaaaaaacattagCAAATAcgtttaaatctatttttaaacTATGATTATTATCAGATATCATATTTTGACGTAACTCAGTCCTTTAAATGTTTACAGGTTACCTAGATCAGGTATAGACGTGTCTTAATTATCTTCCTGGTACAGAGACATTTATGGGAACAAACACagaaaagaaagtaaaataaaatataatcagaTGAATTGATATCTACCTAAATCAACAGgtacaatttatatttttattttgggtATTAAGTGTTTGTACAACTAATATTGTTAATATAATATCATTGGAGAATACTGCACAAAGTGAAATGAGGGGTAATATTCCTGATAGCTATTTCCCTTAGATAATGTTACTGTCATATATATGTATCTATTAAACAGTTCACATAATAATGATTGATAGATTGGTGTtaaacactattgtgctattatgtggaggtcagtttttataggtggaggaagccagagtgtcCAGGAAGAACCACCTtaggtaggaaaactgacaatcctcaGTCAATTTAAAGATTCGAGTCACATAAGAATGAAAATGTGTATAATTAAGTTAATGTGACAACAAAAAATACATCAAAGGCATATTCTTTAAATCTATTACTAAGGCTTTATGTACACACTCAGTCTGGTATACTGTGACATTGAATTCTGGTGTGTAGGTCAAACTTACTGACTCATGACAAGCTGGACAagctttccattctcaatttaacatTCACCAAACATTAATTAGCTAATCATAATGTACAACCAGACAACAAATCAAGATAAATTGTCTTAGATACCTAGTAATTTATACATAAGAAGTCTTTTCTACAGTAATTGATTGTGAGAGCAATCATCAAGTGTCACAAATATAATTTAACTAACTTACCCATGTGGAATGTGTACCAAAATGCTTATGCCTTTTAACgcagactatgtggtatgggctttgctcattgttaatggctgtacggtgacctacagttgttaatttctgtgtcatttggtctcttgaggagagttgtttcatcggcaattatatcacatcttcttttttatatttataacatgtGATTTGTACATGTTTAGATCTAACTGACCCGATGGAGTTAACTGTAGCAAGTAACttatgttttttacatttttagatcTAACTGTGGACTGTACTTAGAATGTAAAATAACTTTTCTTTATGTTCAGGTCATGGCATCCAGTAAACCTAGCCAAGCTATCAAACCAGAATGTGACAAACATGGTCAAGACCTCATTTTGTACTGCCCCGGTCATTTAATGCCTTGTTGTGATGAATGTATTTCCACCAGCCATTCGAAATGTACGGGAATAAAAAGTTTAGCAGGTGTTGTGAatacaacaaaaattgaaaattccaAGGAATCTGTAGAAACAAACATAAATTCTATCTTAAATCTATTGGGAACATTAATCAACAACAAATCTAAAAACATTAAAAGAGGAGAAAATCAGTGTGGTAGTATAAAGCAATCAATTAAAGGAATTAGACAggaaataaacaaacatttagatCACCTGGAGAAGAAGTTATGCCAAGAAACAGATACCATTTGGAATCATGAAAAATCTAAGGCAACTGATTTCATTTCTGAAATCGAAGGGCaaaagaaaaatttgaaagaaataaaagaacattTACAAACAgtcacaacaaatatttctaaACTACAATCATTTCTTGGTGTACATCAGATTGAACAACAAGTACACCAATGTCAAAGATATGTTGAAGATCTGGATGATGATGAGAGGACCAAAGAAGTTGACATCAAAATGGAGCAAAATGATGAAATAGAAAAGATACTGAGCAAGTTAGAATCATTAGAATCATTAGGAGAAGTCACTGTTATAAAGACAGAAGTAGCCATGAACATAGAAATAAGTGTGGGAACAGTACCACAAGTACCATTACAAGAACAATCcaacataaacaacatgacaaTGAATATAGAGACAAAGATAGAGATCAACATAGAGAAGAGTATTAGTGACATGATTTGTCTGATGGATGGAAGAGTTATAGTAGTGGAAATGGAAGGTAAGGTTAACCTACTTACTTCTGATGGTAAACTACAGAAACAATTACCTATACCTGGTGAAGCCTTGAGTGTAACACAGATCAATCAGAACACTATAGCCGTAACTTATCCGCATGAGACAGCCATTAAGATCTTCAATATGGAGAATGAAAAAGTTACCAAAGTCATCACATTAGACAATATATGCAGAGGTTTATCATTCTCCAATAATTCTCTGGCTGTAGGTTTGCGTAGTGATGAAATCCGTATCATAGACTTGGAAGGAAATACAGTGAAATCAATACAGGTTGAGGGAAGATCATACCTGTATAGCCTTGTTTACTGCAATGACAGAGTAATCTATAGTGACTTGCAGTATACAGTATACAGTTATGATGGATCAGGTAAACAGATCTGGCAATATACACAGGATTTACAAGGACCAAGAGGACTTTGTACAGATACTTATGGTAACATTGTTGTAGCAGACTTTGACTCAGATGGAATAATAGTAATATCAAAAGATGGACAAGATAGTAAAGTACTGATTGGTAAAGAGGATGGACTGAAGTTTCCAAagtgtatttgttttaaacataatcAGTCTTCAGGTTTTATTTGTGATTACCTTGGCAATAAGTTGGCAAAATTCAATTTATCTAATGGATAACATAAATACTAATGAATCTTGTGATAAAACATCCTGGtgaaagaaatattacaaatacatATTTGGTGTGAAGTTTAAATATTGTGTTATTTGGTTACAGCCTTATTAATGTCCacatcatatatacatgtatttgttattaTCTAATGATCATATCAAATATCCTTATACTTCTAACTGaagaaatgtatatataaaattatagaTTGTTATTATACCTTTTTATCACagtttttttaacattcaattaaAGGACAATGGCCACTTTGGttcctttttttcaaacttttcacaattttttataatcaaatgtTGAATGAATGAACTTTAATTAAACAAAACTGTttggattttaaatttttttctgagtTGTACATCCAATCAGATGAGTTATTCATTAGAATGGCAAAATTATGAAACCTTGATTCTTTTAGGGTGAGGGTTAGGATACTTGTTGGTtatctcaacaagattgattttttAGCTTGTGAGACCAATGATATTCTGTTTAAATCGCTATTTTACCTGTTGTCAcagtgttaatttcattgactaCAGGCAAGTTTTCTCTTAGTTTCTAGTgattatttttcatatcactcgactctgctgaaaatgaaattatcagtcagcaagattaaagcaaagttttgtaaaacagcgataaatagaaataatacagCAGCACACTCATTGCCCAAAAAGATATTTAATGGTTCAATCTATTTACTACTGTCATTGGGTTTGATCCTATCCTATTTAATCAGACACAGTATTAGTCACTTGTTAAACATTATTCAAAGATCTGAATCAACAAAAGCAGGAGTAAAAACCTTATCAATAATATTCCTAATTGGGGGGAAAaaatcgtaagggttccacgAAACCCAGTGTCTCACCCACTTTataaatcttataaatgttttgagaactttaactgcagactgtatgtaatgtaaCAAGAAGAATAAATAGGTCCATATATaagtaacaaaatatattttttttacaaactttccatctagatactagcttttgatcataaccaagcttctgtccaaatttggtacaaatccaggatagtttcaGAAAATGattgaatgtaatgttaactggcagaaaaaactaaggattaatttattttaaattacttcTGGATTCCATGTTCTAATCATAAAAACAAgcatctgtccaagtttggtcAATATCCAGGATAGTTtttagaaagttattaaaattttaaaactttaaccacagagtgaatataatgataactggcagaaaaactaagtccatttataagtaaaatatggataaaCCAGTGCACGttctttttaaatgattaatcagactagactttgTGAACTTTGCCATGTATtcaatttttatgcgacaattctttacttataaagatatttttcgctcgtatttactgtaatatattattgattatgTCAAAGTTATGTGcttcgctatggtggagttgatcagtacataaaaaataacaagtccaggatagtttaagaaagttattaaaatttcaaaaactttaacaggtcgggaccactaccttatatggaaatgcatacattagcatacttatgttctcgcacatgtatttgtttatttacatgtgacgtaatttatttttacctaggtttttgaccaatccactaactgagtcacaatgcatgatggactactacgtgtttacaatcaaccaagaacacgtgttatttactgaaatacaacacattttttcgtgcaatgcgggattcacaatatcgcttagtttttcattttgtgtatcctcatttatagttcgtgatatatagtattacttccatgctcagattaacgaagagttgtttctatgtgaagaaaaaagggtttgaattacccgatatatagccattaacatgtttgatgatgtcACAgaaatttcatgtatttgtccaccagaagcaacgaaacaacagcgaaaaaacacaattacccatgagacaaacttactggtgtaaagtaagccgtcgataacagccggtgctgatattcaagagtacagcaatgttcgtatagataattaaaggcaaatgtgggatccttgaattttgtgttcgtaaaaaaggcgaagaaatatttacatacatggcagtgttaacaaaatttataagtatttttgttggtcacatttcagtatatgggacttccaaactgttccctttttttTGAAGGTAgggaagtcagcaactgtagtttcagtttgttcgttttttaacgggctcggacatttgccaaactgaataaaatcattacagctgatttcttaaacctgcaaagtaaaactttggttggcttgcttgctttgtttgtatagttgtttatacaagctttgcaaataagattgacatctttaaacaatatatatatatatatatataggcatagtttaacttgtatattttatattttgtacaatatacaaacaagcaagcaagctaaccaaagttttgctccacatgcataagaaataagctgtaatgattttatcaatATGTGTGTGCGACAaagtggaaaatttgatatgttttgtgaaaattg
This genomic window from Mytilus galloprovincialis chromosome 9, xbMytGall1.hap1.1, whole genome shotgun sequence contains:
- the LOC143046407 gene encoding uncharacterized protein LOC143046407, whose amino-acid sequence is MASSKPSQAIKPECDKHGQDLILYCPGHLMPCCDECISTSHSKCTGIKSLAGVVNTTKIENSKESVETNINSILNLLGTLINNKSKNIKRGENQCGSIKQSIKGIRQEINKHLDHLEKKLCQETDTIWNHEKSKATDFISEIEGQKKNLKEIKEHLQTVTTNISKLQSFLGVHQIEQQVHQCQRYVEDLDDDERTKEVDIKMEQNDEIEKILSKLESLESLGEVTVIKTEVAMNIEISVGTVPQVPLQEQSNINNMTMNIETKIEINIEKSISDMICLMDGRVIVVEMEGKVNLLTSDGKLQKQLPIPGEALSVTQINQNTIAVTYPHETAIKIFNMENEKVTKVITLDNICRGLSFSNNSLAVGLRSDEIRIIDLEGNTVKSIQVEGRSYLYSLVYCNDRVIYSDLQYTVYSYDGSGKQIWQYTQDLQGPRGLCTDTYGNIVVADFDSDGIIVISKDGQDSKVLIGKEDGLKFPKCICFKHNQSSGFICDYLGNKLAKFNLSNG